The window ggatcttgggatgtccagttgatgtgaggattgtgcttctgcagccaaggtaagccaagggtgactggtgttccaggagcatggattacataaaaggccagggtctccttgtgggaatgagaagaaagggtgagggggcaagtctccaaggagatgtatgccggggtgagcggacggCCGTCGATCctgaccaaggcaacgggagacttcttcctaacgagtggaatctggttctgttcagagaaggtttggtccacaaaatttcctcccgcgccggaattgataaatgccgcagtggaagtgcggaaggtaggacccgagatggagacgggaatggtcaactttttgggaagttccttccgggaaaggggacaaggagatttagcacccaaggagagccccttcatactcactgggtttagtcgtttcccgggcgtagtggacattcacggaccaGATGCTGGGAGGATCCGCAGTAGTAACATAACCCACCGGCTTGGCGAGCTTGTCGTATCGGTGCCCGAGGacgctggactccaagttgcattggctccggagcctccagagcgggcagacggcaggtcctgtggttgAAGAGAACCTGGGAAAAGGAGCACGGAAGGGCACAAATCGGGGATGCTGGTGCTGAGCGCgcgcgtacctgaaggcgctgatccactcgaatGGCTTGGAGATAAGTTCCTCCAAAAGCCCTGGTCTGGTttgtgaggcgagctcgtccttcaCCGAATCCGTTAAGCCccgccagaagactgagactaaaGACTCCTGatcccatcgtgtctcagctgctatggtcctgaacgcCAAGGTGTATTGGGCCACGGGACGACGTCTCTGAGAaagctcaagcaaagagtcagaggcagtttcttggcgtgcgggggtatcaaagacctgtcgaaagtcttgTCTAAAGGCCGCGTAGTCGCGGGTGATTtcgggacgtagttcccaaatcggggaggcccatgccagcgcattccctgtgagtaggctgtatacatatgccactttcttacgaccagtggaatactgctgtGGGGCCATCTCAAAttggatctcgcattgattgagaaaaccgcgacaggcgtgCGGATCCCCCGCGTACGGTTTAGGTGCCCGGATCTTCTGGCCTGAGGTCGCGGTGGATACTGGTTCTGCCGACAGCGGCGGTGCggccacaggtggtgcctgaaatgaaaggtcctgtacctgttgagtgaggagagccatttgatcagttagggcctggacttgttgatacatggtcgtcatcatggaggccatatcagtctggtctgcgtcttgtgggctcg is drawn from Ascaphus truei isolate aAscTru1 chromosome 7, aAscTru1.hap1, whole genome shotgun sequence and contains these coding sequences:
- the LOC142499531 gene encoding uncharacterized protein LOC142499531, with amino-acid sequence MSSPQDADQTDMASMMTTMYQQVQALTDQMALLTQQVQDLSFQAPPVAAPPLSAEPVSTATSGQKIRAPKPYAGDPHACRGFLNQCEIQFEMAPQQYSTGRKKVAYVYSLLTGNALAWASPIWELRPEITRDYAAFRQDFRQVFDTPARQETASDSLLELSQRRRPVAQYTLAFRTIAAETRWDQESLVSVFWRGLTDSVKDELASQTRPGLLEELISKPFEWISAFRYARAQHQHPRFVPFRAPFPRFSSTTGPAVCPLWRLRSQCNLESSVLGHRYDKLAKPVGYVTTADPPSIWSVNVHYARETTKPSEYEGALLGC